The following are from one region of the Deinococcus multiflagellatus genome:
- a CDS encoding HAMP domain-containing protein, with translation MTTAAPTAASPLRVATRRSTLRTPLMALSLVPALAVGASWAASVVVNQAPAQRALLLQGATQTAQAFSDRILDLQEQAGQTLGDPELRAGVQTRAEDFLLGSALPVTDVVVTNSISDVVVAYDHSQAAGTGATQENTADEWRRSRAALREPVERLAQEAISRSGPVTRALSDQGLVMTAVPVAGGGGATVLVLDSGRINAGVQSNLLRSLGLLAAVTLLTLALTSTVATRLIGRLRALTEAADRISQGDMDVTVPVTGNDELTTLAQSVDRQAESLRIAMRRRKG, from the coding sequence ATGACCACTGCCGCACCCACAGCCGCTTCCCCACTCCGCGTTGCCACGCGGCGCAGCACACTCCGCACCCCGCTGATGGCCCTGAGTCTGGTGCCGGCCCTTGCGGTCGGCGCGAGCTGGGCGGCCAGCGTTGTGGTAAATCAGGCACCTGCCCAACGCGCGCTGCTGCTGCAAGGCGCCACACAGACGGCGCAGGCCTTCAGTGACCGCATTCTGGACCTTCAGGAACAGGCGGGGCAGACGCTGGGTGACCCTGAGCTCCGTGCAGGTGTACAGACCCGCGCCGAGGACTTCTTGCTGGGCAGCGCTCTGCCTGTCACCGATGTGGTCGTGACGAACAGTATCAGTGATGTGGTGGTGGCCTACGACCACAGTCAGGCGGCAGGAACAGGCGCCACGCAGGAAAACACAGCGGACGAGTGGCGCCGAAGCCGCGCCGCACTGCGCGAACCTGTCGAGCGCCTGGCGCAGGAGGCGATCTCGCGCAGCGGACCGGTCACGCGCGCCTTGTCAGACCAGGGCCTGGTGATGACCGCAGTGCCAGTCGCCGGCGGCGGCGGTGCCACGGTGCTGGTACTGGACAGTGGCCGGATCAATGCCGGGGTGCAGAGCAATTTGCTCCGTTCACTGGGCCTGCTGGCCGCCGTGACCCTCTTGACGCTGGCCTTGACGTCCACAGTGGCCACGCGCCTTATTGGCCGCCTGCGTGCCCTGACCGAGGCGGCGGACCGCATCAGCCAGGGCGACATGGACGTCACGGTGCCGGTCACGGGCAATGACGAACTGACGACCCTGGCCCAGAGCGTGGACCGACAGGCCGAGAGCCTGCGCATAGCCATGCGCCGCCGGAAGGGCTGA
- a CDS encoding glycine-rich domain-containing protein, which produces MTVHCAPIPIPKLNAWPLPAGLHARLTCAHGWTPAFLAGVEREYRRFVYLATLGQAVTPSQTVDEVWHAHILFTRNYAALRLVLPAHFHHEPGTGRGAVRQYPGRLRPGRTSHPA; this is translated from the coding sequence ATGACTGTCCACTGCGCACCCATTCCGATTCCTAAACTGAACGCCTGGCCCCTGCCGGCTGGCCTGCACGCCCGCCTCACGTGCGCGCACGGCTGGACGCCCGCTTTCCTTGCTGGCGTGGAGCGCGAGTACCGCCGCTTCGTGTACCTGGCCACCCTCGGGCAGGCGGTGACCCCGTCCCAGACCGTGGACGAGGTGTGGCACGCCCACATTCTCTTCACGCGCAACTACGCGGCCTTAAGGTTGGTGCTTCCCGCTCACTTCCACCACGAGCCGGGCACGGGTCGGGGTGCAGTACGCCAGTACCCTGGCCGCTTACGCCCTGGCCGCACGTCCCATCCAGCCTGA
- a CDS encoding DUF4388 domain-containing protein translates to MRDTAVQPPIFSGHLSDMLLASTLQMLHAMGRTCVVHVMAAQGQGRLHYRQGQLIHAIWRGLTGEAALPGLVQATDGTFEVRESTEAVTPTIDRPHELVMMAAVTGVEAHTFVPEEPSEASADLLIMDRADGAAHTPAVLDARDLSLPPTPADHVPIPLQPLTHLTLSGEAWRVLSLMDGQRDIAAISAAARVAVSDVQTLLDRLALDGYVRFGVPMMPPAFWKDVQREATFVLGVACVYLMEEAAEVIEASPGDIPRAMARHFIFELVGATRPDRRTPLIERLRLLHGSYPELKEPT, encoded by the coding sequence ATGAGGGACACTGCTGTCCAGCCACCCATCTTCAGCGGTCACCTGAGCGACATGCTGCTCGCCAGCACCCTCCAGATGCTGCATGCCATGGGCCGCACCTGTGTGGTTCACGTCATGGCCGCGCAGGGTCAGGGCCGGCTGCATTACCGGCAGGGGCAACTCATCCACGCGATCTGGCGCGGCCTGACAGGGGAGGCCGCGCTGCCGGGCCTGGTCCAGGCCACCGACGGTACCTTCGAGGTGCGGGAGAGCACGGAAGCCGTGACGCCCACCATTGACCGGCCACACGAGCTTGTCATGATGGCCGCCGTCACCGGCGTCGAGGCGCATACTTTCGTTCCCGAAGAACCCAGCGAAGCGTCGGCCGATCTGCTGATCATGGACCGGGCGGATGGCGCTGCCCACACGCCTGCTGTCCTGGACGCCCGTGACCTGTCCTTGCCCCCCACCCCCGCAGATCACGTGCCGATCCCCCTTCAGCCCCTGACCCACCTGACCCTCAGTGGCGAAGCCTGGCGGGTGCTGTCTCTGATGGATGGTCAGCGTGACATTGCCGCCATCAGTGCGGCGGCCAGGGTGGCGGTCAGTGACGTTCAGACGCTGCTTGATCGCCTGGCACTGGACGGGTACGTGCGGTTCGGGGTGCCCATGATGCCGCCCGCCTTCTGGAAGGACGTGCAGCGCGAAGCCACTTTTGTGCTGGGCGTGGCCTGCGTCTACCTCATGGAAGAGGCGGCAGAGGTCATAGAGGCGTCGCCGGGTGACATTCCCCGCGCGATGGCCCGGCATTTCATCTTCGAACTGGTTGGCGCCACCCGGCCTGACCGGCGTACCCCCCTCATCGAGCGGCTCCGGCTGCTGCACGGATCGTACCCGGAATTAAAGGAGCCCACATGA
- a CDS encoding ATP-binding protein, whose amino-acid sequence MTVTPRLGPALLREIPRFFGGFGATLQELLQNALRAGATEIDFTLDGLTLTVTDNGCGLADPQVLLTAAESGWGAEVVEPAGLGALSVLNPEFAAAVTYRSRGWRFTLTPDDFAQGHPVPVEGAPPIAGFQVTVTLRRARTLPEVQRDLVARRGYAPVTVRLNGDPLPPLTPSGTRLETPAGPLYLESSTSGREPRAIWEHFPLGAGALKARLQAVGSPVVQALLDQASFTLQLDPACGVRPKLPDRNALLDDEALLRAAQGVAHVLHRYVEEQLRAAIPALGADVLRETDLRATGLASHGGLLSAFLQAEGYVPTTLSRPQTVEAYIGEDSDDDTQQGWTDDWIKTSLGVTSAADTSTQALLALLRGQGLAVPYGTPDHPEEAEWRAEGLTVFRRLSPWDRRPLAVLAERLTLGAQTVPVAVHAQPSQGDSGPICLVLGGTPEEAEAYLRAHQADVGGLLLLALLDAGDLRECDLAGEDDITVTAADLGDALLASFISAFFSQRAQAQEEVERLGASAGRLRAARHALETVGQAETALAADLQDTLGLLEREEAQRRARREVLIQEHRLA is encoded by the coding sequence ATGACTGTCACTCCTCGTCTCGGACCCGCACTGCTGCGTGAAATCCCCCGGTTTTTCGGGGGTTTTGGCGCGACGCTGCAAGAACTGCTGCAAAACGCCCTGCGCGCTGGGGCCACGGAGATCGACTTCACCCTGGACGGGTTGACCCTGACCGTGACCGACAACGGCTGCGGCCTGGCGGACCCCCAGGTGCTGCTCACGGCGGCCGAGAGTGGCTGGGGCGCGGAGGTAGTGGAACCCGCCGGGCTGGGGGCGCTCTCGGTGCTGAACCCCGAGTTCGCGGCGGCCGTGACCTACCGCTCGCGGGGGTGGCGGTTCACCCTGACCCCCGACGACTTCGCCCAGGGCCACCCGGTGCCGGTGGAGGGCGCGCCCCCCATCGCCGGCTTTCAGGTGACCGTAACGCTGCGCCGGGCGCGCACGCTTCCGGAGGTTCAGCGTGATCTGGTGGCCCGGCGGGGCTACGCGCCAGTCACGGTGCGCCTCAACGGCGACCCCCTACCGCCCCTGACCCCCAGTGGCACCCGGCTGGAGACGCCCGCCGGACCGCTCTACCTGGAGTCTTCCACCTCTGGCCGGGAGCCCAGGGCCATCTGGGAGCATTTTCCCCTGGGGGCCGGGGCCCTGAAGGCCCGGCTTCAGGCGGTCGGCAGCCCTGTGGTGCAGGCCCTTCTCGACCAGGCGAGCTTCACGCTGCAGCTCGACCCCGCCTGCGGCGTGCGCCCCAAGTTGCCCGACCGCAATGCCCTCCTCGACGATGAGGCCCTCCTGCGGGCCGCCCAGGGCGTCGCCCACGTCTTGCACAGGTACGTGGAGGAGCAGCTGCGCGCGGCCATTCCCGCCCTGGGGGCCGACGTACTGCGCGAGACCGACCTGCGCGCCACCGGGCTGGCCAGCCACGGCGGGCTGCTCTCCGCTTTCCTCCAGGCGGAAGGCTACGTGCCCACCACCCTGAGCCGGCCCCAGACCGTGGAGGCGTACATCGGCGAAGACAGCGACGATGACACCCAGCAGGGCTGGACCGACGACTGGATCAAAACCTCGCTGGGCGTCACATCCGCAGCCGACACGAGCACCCAGGCGCTGCTGGCCCTGCTGCGCGGCCAGGGCCTCGCGGTGCCCTACGGGACGCCTGACCATCCAGAAGAGGCCGAGTGGCGCGCGGAGGGCCTGACCGTCTTTCGCCGCCTGAGTCCCTGGGACCGCCGCCCCCTGGCGGTGCTGGCCGAGCGGCTGACCCTGGGGGCTCAGACGGTGCCGGTCGCGGTGCACGCCCAGCCCTCACAGGGGGATTCGGGCCCCATCTGTCTGGTCCTGGGCGGCACGCCAGAAGAGGCCGAGGCCTACCTCCGCGCCCATCAGGCCGATGTGGGGGGCCTGCTGCTGCTGGCCCTGCTGGACGCGGGCGACCTGCGGGAGTGTGACCTCGCTGGGGAAGATGACATCACGGTCACGGCCGCCGATCTGGGTGACGCGCTGCTGGCCTCCTTCATCAGCGCGTTCTTTTCGCAGCGCGCCCAAGCCCAGGAAGAGGTGGAGCGGCTGGGCGCCAGCGCAGGGCGACTGCGCGCGGCCCGCCACGCCCTCGAAACGGTGGGACAGGCCGAAACGGCTCTTGCGGCCGACCTGCAGGACACCCTGGGCCTGCTGGAGCGGGAGGAGGCCCAGCGCCGCGCCCGCCGCGAGGTCCTGATTCAGGAGCACCGCCTGGCGTAA
- a CDS encoding Bug family tripartite tricarboxylate transporter substrate binding protein, with protein sequence MKTILTLTMLSLSATAAAAPFKILAPSTAGGGYDTLARNLAKAFDQTRLAPGSTVYNIPGDGGVVGLRQFTASQRGQGDQLVVFGLTTIASLQLTKDSPVSLKDLTPLARLTNDYEVLLVPATSSIRSLGDLIGAYKTTPGLRFGGASVGSAGHLFTGNVLQAGGGNIRTLKWIPSSGNLQAIKAMLGGELDVVSSSYGVAEPEIQAGRVRALALSAPEPVAGINVPTARSLGIDAELVNWRGVFAPSNLSSEDKARLTSTIGRLARSKEWRTLLTAEKQNSFFQPGISFSYFLDREAPRIQTLLKDLGLLN encoded by the coding sequence ATGAAAACGATCTTGACGCTGACGATGCTGTCCCTCTCGGCCACAGCCGCCGCTGCCCCCTTCAAAATTCTTGCGCCCAGCACTGCGGGCGGCGGGTACGACACCCTGGCCCGGAACCTGGCCAAAGCGTTTGATCAGACCAGGCTGGCGCCGGGCAGCACGGTGTACAACATCCCGGGGGACGGTGGTGTCGTCGGTCTGCGGCAGTTCACGGCGAGTCAGCGGGGCCAGGGTGACCAGCTGGTGGTGTTTGGCCTGACCACCATCGCGAGCCTGCAGCTCACCAAAGACAGCCCTGTCAGTCTGAAGGATCTCACCCCGCTGGCCCGCCTGACGAATGACTATGAAGTGCTGCTGGTGCCAGCGACGAGCTCCATCCGCTCCCTGGGCGACCTGATTGGCGCCTATAAGACCACGCCGGGTCTGCGCTTCGGCGGGGCCAGCGTGGGCAGTGCCGGCCACCTCTTCACAGGCAATGTGCTCCAAGCTGGGGGCGGCAACATCCGCACCCTGAAGTGGATTCCCTCCAGCGGCAACCTGCAGGCCATCAAAGCCATGTTGGGCGGTGAACTGGACGTCGTGAGTTCGTCGTACGGCGTGGCCGAGCCGGAAATTCAAGCGGGGCGGGTCCGGGCCCTGGCCCTGAGTGCCCCGGAGCCGGTGGCCGGCATCAACGTGCCAACCGCACGCAGCCTCGGTATTGACGCCGAGCTGGTGAACTGGCGAGGCGTGTTCGCTCCGAGTAACCTCAGCAGTGAGGACAAGGCGCGGCTGACCAGCACGATTGGTCGTCTGGCCCGCAGTAAAGAGTGGCGAACCCTGCTGACCGCTGAGAAGCAGAACAGCTTTTTCCAGCCGGGCATCAGCTTTTCGTACTTTTTGGACCGGGAAGCGCCCAGGATTCAGACTCTTCTCAAGGACTTGGGCCTGCTGAACTAA
- a CDS encoding prephenate dehydratase domain-containing protein: MRKRLFLPLATLLSISLAAAASLDFLGPKGTYSDQAAQLAAQHYGLTVGQTLPTITAVSTGVAAGTSPYGLIPNENSAGAFVAETSGLLAKGDPGWRVVGELTLPISNTLLVKPGTPASAVTTIISHPQPFKQSAAYLAANYPNAARQEVSSTAAAAEAVSKGDGTSAAISAPAAAGVYGLSVLAADIQDDKNNATSFWVVQRAGQPWTVTVPNHVLVMLDAPAGSPALGDLLSRLRSASFRPRNVQSWPLGGVLGGYRFVVALDSDTGIRLTHVQQQVAAVKGALLLGAYRK; this comes from the coding sequence ATGCGTAAACGACTGTTCCTCCCACTGGCGACCCTTTTAAGTATTTCCTTGGCGGCCGCCGCGTCACTAGATTTTCTCGGTCCAAAAGGCACGTACAGTGACCAGGCCGCTCAACTGGCCGCGCAGCACTACGGCCTGACTGTCGGGCAAACCCTCCCCACCATCACCGCAGTCAGCACTGGTGTCGCGGCCGGCACGAGTCCGTACGGCCTGATTCCCAACGAGAACAGCGCCGGCGCGTTCGTGGCTGAAACCAGCGGACTGTTGGCCAAGGGCGATCCCGGCTGGCGTGTGGTAGGCGAATTGACCCTGCCGATCAGTAATACCCTGTTGGTCAAGCCAGGCACGCCAGCCAGTGCGGTGACCACCATCATTTCGCACCCCCAGCCGTTCAAGCAGAGTGCGGCATATCTGGCCGCGAACTACCCAAATGCGGCGCGCCAGGAAGTGTCCAGCACGGCCGCTGCAGCCGAAGCGGTCAGCAAGGGGGACGGCACCAGCGCCGCGATCAGTGCCCCAGCAGCCGCTGGGGTGTACGGGCTGAGCGTCCTTGCCGCTGATATTCAGGACGACAAGAACAATGCGACGTCGTTCTGGGTGGTGCAGCGGGCTGGACAGCCGTGGACCGTGACGGTGCCCAATCATGTGCTGGTGATGCTGGACGCCCCAGCCGGAAGCCCGGCCCTGGGTGACCTCCTCAGCAGACTGCGCAGCGCGTCGTTCCGTCCGAGAAACGTGCAGAGTTGGCCACTAGGCGGGGTGCTGGGCGGCTACCGCTTCGTGGTGGCTCTGGACAGTGACACCGGCATCCGCCTGACCCATGTTCAGCAGCAGGTGGCGGCCGTCAAGGGCGCGCTGCTGCTCGGCGCCTACCGCAAATGA